The following proteins are encoded in a genomic region of Periophthalmus magnuspinnatus isolate fPerMag1 chromosome 10, fPerMag1.2.pri, whole genome shotgun sequence:
- the ccdc85b gene encoding coiled-coil domain-containing protein 85B, with the protein MSSEGEVLNRELSKVSDEDLLSCSKEELVNRLRKEETDKISALVQRGKLIKEVNKQLQGHLLEIRELKVINQRLQEENVELRDLCCFLDDDRLKVKKLAREWQLFGRHAAKVMREDLGGYLKKLADLERLQDGLVKENLDLKELCLVLEEECVSRSDSSPGGSTELNLPCMVARDLGDGSSSTGSVGSPDQLHLVCSPDD; encoded by the coding sequence ATGAGCAGCGAAGGTGAGGTATTAAACAGAGAGCTGTCAAAAGTGTCTGACGAAGACTTGCTGTCATGCTCCAAAGAAGAGCTTGTGAACCGGCTTCGTAAAGAGGAAACAGACAAGATTTCAGCACTGGTTCAACGAGGAAAGCTAATCAAAGAAGTGAATAAACAACTGCAGGGACATCTTCTAGAAATCAGGGAATTAAAAGTAATCAATCAACGCCTACAGGAGGAAAATGTTGAGCTAAGAGACCTTTGCTGTTTCTTGGATGATGACAGACTCAAAGTGAAGAAGCTGGCTCGAGAATGGCAGCTGTTTGGGCGCCATGCTGCCAAAGTGATGCGAGAGGATCTAGGGGGATACTTGAAGAAGCTGGCTGACTTGGAGCGCTTACAAGATGGCCTGGTAAAGGAAAACTTGGACCTGAAGGAGCTATGTCTGGTGTTAGAGGAGGAGTGTGTCAGCAGGAGCGACTCCAGTCCGGGGGGCTCCACTGAGTTGAACCTGCCCTGCATGGTGGCCCGAGACCTGGGGGATGGCAGCTCCAGCACAGGCAGTGTTGGAAGCCCGGATCAGCTTCACCTGGTGTGCTCTCCTGATGACTGA